In Halobaculum sp. XH14, a single genomic region encodes these proteins:
- a CDS encoding GAP family protein, with amino-acid sequence MSFLTVLPLAVVMVAGPQILSAIFLATSDGWRRNSAAFVLGAALSISLVVAAAFLLGDGAIGQGGSRETLDLLILVLLIVAMVRTFLTRGQSEPPEWMGRLQTARPRLALRLGFLLLGFFPTDVITSVTVGSYLAANGFPLTEAIPFVLLTLLLLALPSLAVVALGERAEVTLPRIRDWMNANSWIVSEVVILFFIVIVLDGLLG; translated from the coding sequence GTGAGCTTCCTCACGGTGCTCCCGCTGGCAGTGGTGATGGTCGCGGGCCCGCAGATCCTGAGCGCCATCTTCCTCGCGACGAGCGACGGATGGCGGCGCAACTCGGCCGCGTTCGTCCTCGGCGCGGCGCTGTCGATATCCCTCGTGGTCGCCGCCGCGTTTCTCCTGGGGGACGGTGCCATCGGCCAGGGAGGGTCGAGGGAGACGCTCGATCTCCTCATCCTCGTGCTCCTCATCGTCGCCATGGTCCGCACGTTCCTGACGCGCGGGCAGTCGGAACCCCCGGAGTGGATGGGCAGGCTCCAGACCGCGAGACCGCGGCTCGCGCTTCGGCTGGGGTTCCTCCTGCTCGGGTTCTTCCCGACCGACGTCATCACCTCGGTCACGGTCGGCTCCTATCTCGCCGCCAACGGGTTCCCGCTGACGGAGGCGATCCCGTTCGTCCTCCTCACGCTGCTGTTGCTGGCACTCCCGTCGCTCGCGGTGGTCGCGCTCGGCGAGCGCGCCGAGGTCACCCTCCCGCGGATCCGGGACTGGATGAACGCGAACTCCTGGATCGTCAGCGAGGTCGTCATCCTCTTTTTCATCGTCATCGTCCTCGACGGCCTCCTGGGATAG
- a CDS encoding AI-2E family transporter produces the protein MTDADRGPRERRTRIGWWAFTGLLGLAAAFVAYSFVGILVLGVFGYYATRPIYRRLSTRIDSDGIAAWLTILVVLVPILLMLGYAGFQLFQQAQQLLGGGAGVPFLGESLQALSPEQRRTLLSTVRNPRRAITDPQRTARTILQAGVTTVTAVIGGLLLLSLSVTLSYFLLKNDDALSAGLVRLFGGRDTTAFAYASAVDEDLESVFFGNFLFVLAMTVVAAVAYFGTNLLAPRGLAVPMVLVLAFLTGVASLIPIVVGKVVYLPVVAYLAFGSLRMDGRGLVFVGGVLVAYFLVLDILPQTFLQPYITGRDLDVMVLLFAYLLGPILFGWYGFFLLPILFVLLLETVRIVLPELVSGRPLTPAVSMGESVGARPTEAEDDDPSRGRDTGGGASESGGGDADERESAGSGDEGPGTGENGGPECDESGTAEDAGDERA, from the coding sequence ATGACCGACGCCGACCGAGGCCCCCGGGAACGACGGACCCGCATCGGCTGGTGGGCGTTCACCGGGCTACTCGGCCTGGCGGCCGCGTTCGTCGCCTACTCGTTCGTCGGCATCCTGGTGCTGGGGGTGTTCGGCTACTACGCCACCCGACCGATCTACCGGCGGCTCTCGACGAGGATCGACTCGGACGGGATCGCGGCCTGGCTCACCATCCTGGTCGTGCTCGTCCCGATCCTCCTCATGCTCGGGTACGCCGGGTTTCAGCTGTTCCAGCAGGCCCAGCAGTTACTCGGCGGGGGCGCGGGCGTCCCGTTCCTCGGTGAGTCCCTGCAGGCGCTTTCGCCCGAACAGCGGCGGACGCTCCTCTCGACGGTTCGGAACCCGAGACGGGCCATCACCGACCCACAGCGGACCGCACGGACCATCCTGCAGGCGGGGGTGACCACCGTCACGGCGGTCATCGGCGGACTGCTGTTGCTCTCGCTGTCGGTGACCCTGTCGTACTTCCTGTTGAAGAACGACGACGCGCTGTCGGCCGGGCTGGTCCGGCTGTTCGGCGGCCGGGACACGACGGCGTTCGCCTACGCGTCGGCCGTCGACGAGGACCTCGAATCCGTGTTCTTCGGCAACTTCCTGTTCGTCCTCGCCATGACCGTCGTGGCCGCCGTCGCCTACTTCGGCACGAACCTGCTCGCCCCCCGGGGGCTGGCGGTCCCGATGGTGCTCGTGCTCGCGTTCCTCACCGGCGTCGCCAGCCTGATCCCCATCGTCGTCGGCAAGGTCGTCTACCTGCCGGTCGTCGCCTACCTCGCGTTCGGATCCCTGCGCATGGACGGGAGGGGACTCGTCTTCGTCGGCGGCGTGCTCGTCGCCTACTTCCTCGTCCTGGACATCCTCCCGCAGACGTTCCTCCAGCCGTACATCACCGGTCGGGACCTCGACGTGATGGTGCTGCTGTTCGCCTACCTGCTGGGCCCCATCCTGTTCGGTTGGTACGGGTTCTTCCTGCTCCCCATCCTGTTCGTCCTGCTGCTCGAGACCGTCCGGATCGTCCTGCCCGAACTCGTCTCGGGCCGCCCGCTGACGCCGGCGGTGTCGATGGGCGAGTCGGTGGGGGCGCGACCGACGGAAGCCGAGGATGACGACCCGAGCAGGGGGCGCGACACGGGCGGCGGAGCGAGCGAAAGCGGCGGGGGGGACGCGGACGAGCGCGAGAGCGCCGGATCGGGAGACGAGGGACCAGGAACGGGCGAGAACGGCGGACCGGAGTGCGATGAATCGGGGACTGCCGAGGACGCCGGGGACGAGCGGGCCTGA
- a CDS encoding LURP-one-related/scramblase family protein codes for MSPLRRRQGRQGQRGRSRGRGPGARAAPTRYRMRERLLSFGDDFVIETGAGVPAFRVDGEALRVRNTIRIRDSRGRPLYRVQERVVRLRETMVIERNGRRVASIDRALVTPVRDRFTVQVADGPPLHVRGNVFDHEYTITREGARVATVSKR; via the coding sequence ATGAGTCCGCTCCGGCGCCGGCAGGGACGGCAGGGCCAGCGCGGCCGGTCGCGGGGACGCGGACCGGGGGCCCGCGCGGCGCCGACCAGATACCGGATGCGCGAACGACTGCTCTCGTTCGGCGACGACTTCGTCATCGAGACGGGCGCGGGCGTGCCGGCGTTCAGGGTCGACGGCGAGGCCCTCAGAGTCCGGAACACGATCCGGATCCGGGACTCGCGGGGACGACCGCTCTACCGCGTCCAGGAGCGGGTCGTCCGGCTCAGGGAGACGATGGTGATCGAACGGAACGGCCGCCGGGTGGCGTCCATCGACCGGGCGCTCGTGACGCCCGTCAGGGACCGGTTCACCGTCCAGGTCGCCGACGGGCCGCCGCTGCACGTCCGGGGGAACGTCTTCGACCACGAGTACACCATCACCCGGGAGGGCGCACGGGTGGCGACCGTCTCGAAGCGCTAG
- a CDS encoding BtpA/SgcQ family protein: protein MLESTFGTARPVVGMVHLPPLPGAPQYAGSREALLADARRDAGRLSDGGVDAVMLENFGDAPFYPDDVPKHVVAMMTRAAGEVRDAVDVPVGVNVLRNDANAAVSVAAAAAASFVRVNVHSGARLTDQGLIQGKAHETARLQDRIDADVRVLADHEVKHSTAVGTESAGAESIVDAVQRGLADGTIITGSGTGQGVERADLEAARAAHDEFGLETPLFVGSGVTTESVGEILSVADGVIVGTAFKEDGDVRGPVSEPRVRELVEAAER, encoded by the coding sequence ATGCTCGAATCCACGTTCGGAACCGCGCGGCCGGTCGTCGGCATGGTCCACCTCCCGCCGCTCCCGGGAGCGCCCCAGTACGCCGGGTCCCGCGAAGCACTGCTCGCGGACGCTCGCCGCGACGCGGGGCGGCTATCGGACGGCGGCGTCGACGCCGTCATGCTCGAGAACTTCGGGGACGCCCCGTTCTACCCCGACGACGTTCCGAAGCACGTCGTCGCAATGATGACCCGTGCGGCCGGCGAGGTCCGGGACGCCGTCGACGTCCCGGTCGGCGTCAACGTGCTCCGGAACGACGCGAACGCCGCGGTTTCGGTCGCTGCGGCCGCCGCCGCGTCCTTCGTTCGGGTGAACGTTCACTCCGGGGCACGACTGACCGACCAGGGGCTCATCCAGGGGAAAGCCCACGAGACCGCCCGACTGCAGGACCGCATCGACGCCGACGTGCGGGTGCTCGCTGATCACGAGGTGAAACACTCCACGGCAGTGGGAACGGAGTCCGCGGGCGCTGAATCGATCGTCGACGCCGTTCAGCGTGGCCTCGCGGACGGGACGATCATCACGGGGTCGGGAACCGGACAGGGGGTCGAGCGGGCCGACCTCGAGGCCGCACGGGCCGCACACGACGAGTTCGGCCTGGAGACGCCGCTGTTCGTCGGGAGCGGGGTGACAACCGAATCGGTCGGGGAAATCCTCTCGGTCGCCGACGGCGTCATCGTCGGGACGGCGTTCAAGGAGGACGGAGACGTCCGGGGGCCGGTCTCCGAGCCGCGGGTCCGCGAACTCGTCGAGGCCGCCGAGCGATAA
- a CDS encoding SulP family inorganic anion transporter, whose product MSTDSPSERAKRFAGSVLPVTEWLPAYDRSWLRTDLVAGITVAAAVIPEGLAYASLAGLPPQTGLYAALMGAATYVFFASSRQVLLGPTSALAILLLAGVGPIADGSELSYPALVTVTTVLVGVIAVAARVFRLGHLVSFISGSVLTGFSTGAALYIISTQLGKLLGISGSEGTFFERVWFVLVNLNEAQAATVAVGLISIALLLLGERYVPRLPTALVVVLLAIVASSVLNFQAWGVEIVGELPGGLPSLTVPSIPSIPVLGALFPVAFALFLLSYVEGIGAVQTFARRNGYRADPDQELLADGVGNVAAGLFGGFVVGGSMSRSALNDSMGGKSQVVSAVMALVLVVVLLFLTGLFTTLPDATLGAIVAVAALGLVDVAGMERLRSVSRSEFVIASAALLGVLAVGIVWGVFIGVGLSLLHTISLASSPKTEVLGRIPDTDHFVNLGSYPEAVEDPGVLVYRVDAGLFYANTNVVREDLEARVEGRDSPLDLVVFDLSSSPIVDFAGAEFLGELRSDLASRGIDLRVAGANAQVTELLAAAGLDGELGGVREDERIASAIDRWRREEEEETS is encoded by the coding sequence ATGTCGACCGATAGTCCCTCCGAGCGCGCGAAGCGCTTCGCGGGGTCGGTGCTCCCGGTGACCGAGTGGCTCCCCGCGTACGACCGGTCGTGGCTTCGGACCGATCTCGTGGCGGGGATCACGGTCGCGGCCGCGGTCATCCCGGAAGGGCTCGCGTACGCCTCGCTCGCGGGACTGCCCCCCCAGACGGGGCTGTACGCCGCGCTGATGGGTGCGGCCACGTACGTGTTCTTCGCCTCGTCGCGCCAGGTGCTCCTCGGGCCGACGTCGGCGCTCGCCATCCTGCTTCTCGCCGGCGTGGGCCCGATCGCGGACGGAAGCGAACTGTCCTATCCCGCGCTCGTCACGGTGACGACGGTTCTCGTCGGCGTCATCGCCGTGGCCGCGAGGGTGTTCCGGCTCGGCCACCTCGTGAGCTTCATCTCGGGGTCGGTCCTGACCGGCTTCTCGACGGGGGCCGCGCTGTACATCATCTCCACGCAACTCGGGAAACTGCTCGGTATCTCGGGCTCCGAGGGCACGTTCTTCGAACGCGTCTGGTTCGTCCTGGTCAACCTGAACGAGGCGCAGGCCGCGACGGTCGCCGTCGGACTCATCTCGATCGCGCTCCTGTTGCTCGGAGAGCGGTACGTGCCCCGCTTGCCCACCGCGCTGGTGGTCGTCCTGCTCGCCATCGTCGCCTCGTCCGTCCTGAACTTTCAGGCGTGGGGAGTCGAAATCGTCGGGGAGCTCCCCGGCGGGCTTCCGTCGCTCACGGTTCCGTCGATCCCCTCGATCCCCGTCCTCGGAGCGCTCTTTCCGGTGGCGTTCGCGCTCTTTCTCCTCTCCTACGTGGAGGGGATCGGTGCCGTCCAGACGTTCGCGCGCCGGAACGGCTATCGGGCCGACCCCGACCAGGAACTCCTCGCGGACGGCGTCGGGAACGTCGCCGCGGGGCTGTTCGGCGGGTTCGTCGTCGGCGGGAGCATGTCCCGGTCGGCGCTCAACGACTCCATGGGCGGGAAGTCCCAGGTCGTCAGCGCGGTGATGGCGCTCGTCCTGGTCGTCGTCCTCCTGTTTCTCACCGGGCTGTTCACGACGCTGCCGGATGCCACCCTCGGGGCGATCGTCGCCGTCGCCGCGCTCGGGCTCGTCGACGTCGCGGGGATGGAACGGCTCAGGAGCGTCAGCCGGAGCGAGTTCGTCATCGCGTCCGCGGCGCTGCTCGGGGTGCTCGCCGTCGGCATCGTCTGGGGCGTGTTCATCGGCGTCGGCCTGTCGCTGCTTCACACGATCTCCCTGGCTAGCAGCCCGAAGACGGAGGTCCTCGGCCGAATCCCGGACACCGATCATTTCGTCAACCTCGGGAGCTATCCCGAGGCGGTCGAGGACCCCGGCGTGCTCGTCTACCGCGTGGACGCCGGGCTGTTCTACGCGAACACGAACGTCGTTCGGGAGGACCTCGAGGCGCGCGTCGAGGGGCGCGACTCGCCCCTCGATCTGGTCGTCTTCGACCTCTCCTCGTCGCCCATCGTCGACTTCGCGGGCGCGGAGTTCCTCGGCGAACTCCGGAGCGATCTCGCCTCCCGGGGGATCGACCTCCGCGTCGCGGGCGCGAACGCACAGGTCACGGAACTGCTCGCGGCCGCCGGCCTGGACGGGGAACTCGGCGGCGTCCGCGAGGACGAGCGGATCGCCTCCGCCATCGACCGATGGCGGCGCGAGGAGGAGGAGGAAACGTCGTGA
- a CDS encoding tyrosine-type recombinase/integrase has product MSSTDSRNADDPADPIGYFVQDMELHGKSDQTREEYGRVLRRFESFLADGGPGSSGTVEPGDASHRDCMSFVHELRRDPDLADSSVATYAAYLHRFYAYMTQVGAFDANPMALVMEELDERIETDPARREISVPRMRRFVASVGHPLERALIVTLLKTGMRVGELCNLDLRDLSLSVETGELRLGDRAQLDGRPESLYVAAEPSVGTEYNGEMRGASNKRKRGTVVPVDEELERTLCRWLAIRPDPVSDAEPLFLGTARGWGERLTPEQVQRIVREHATEMGWYESGAGATQNVTPHYFRHFFTTHLRDRTGERGIVKYLRGDVAEDIIDTYTHNWGDNVRETYERHIYSLL; this is encoded by the coding sequence ATGAGTAGCACCGACAGTCGGAACGCCGACGATCCGGCCGACCCGATCGGCTACTTCGTTCAGGACATGGAGCTACACGGCAAGAGCGACCAGACCCGAGAGGAGTACGGTCGGGTGCTCCGTCGGTTCGAGTCCTTCCTCGCGGACGGCGGACCCGGCAGTTCCGGGACCGTCGAGCCCGGAGACGCATCACACCGGGACTGTATGTCGTTCGTCCACGAACTGCGTCGTGACCCCGACCTCGCCGACTCGTCGGTCGCCACCTACGCCGCGTACCTCCACCGGTTCTACGCCTACATGACCCAGGTGGGCGCCTTCGACGCGAACCCGATGGCGCTGGTCATGGAGGAACTCGACGAGCGAATCGAGACCGACCCCGCCCGCCGGGAGATCTCCGTCCCCCGAATGCGGCGGTTCGTCGCCTCCGTCGGCCACCCGCTGGAACGGGCGCTGATCGTGACGCTCCTGAAGACGGGGATGCGCGTCGGTGAACTGTGCAACCTGGACCTCCGTGACCTCTCGCTGTCGGTCGAGACGGGCGAACTCCGCCTCGGGGATCGAGCCCAGCTCGATGGCCGCCCGGAATCGCTGTACGTCGCCGCCGAACCGAGCGTCGGGACCGAGTACAACGGCGAGATGCGGGGCGCCTCGAACAAACGAAAGCGTGGGACCGTCGTACCCGTCGACGAGGAACTCGAACGGACGCTGTGCCGCTGGCTCGCGATCCGTCCGGACCCGGTTTCGGACGCGGAGCCGCTGTTCCTCGGGACGGCCCGCGGCTGGGGCGAACGACTCACACCCGAGCAGGTTCAGCGGATCGTCAGGGAACACGCGACCGAGATGGGCTGGTACGAATCGGGTGCCGGGGCGACACAGAACGTCACGCCCCACTACTTCCGCCACTTCTTCACGACGCACCTCCGCGACCGGACCGGCGAACGCGGGATCGTGAAGTACCTCCGCGGGGACGTCGCCGAGGACATCATCGACACGTACACCCACAACTGGGGCGACAACGTCCGCGAAACGTACGAACGCCACATCTACTCGCTCCTGTGA
- a CDS encoding formylglycine-generating enzyme family protein: protein MTRHRTDPEPPTAPDDRMVWIPGGTFRMGSDEFYPEEAPTREVDVDGFWMDETPVTNAEFERFVEDAGYTTLAERDPDPANYPGSDPADLVPGSAVFTSPDGPVDLRDPSGWWEYVPGACWHHPLGPDSSIEDEPDHPVVHVAFEDARAYADWADKRLPTEAQWERAARGGLDGKRFVWGDEHVPDGTLLANTWQGEFPHENLELDGYERTSPVGSFPPNEFGLHDVAGNVWDWTRDWFSADPTAGEADSPSCCTPTNPRGVQEAESVDPRDPAEVPRKVLKGGSHLCAPNYCFRYRPAARYPEPVDTSTSHVGFRCIVPADR from the coding sequence ATGACTCGACACCGAACCGACCCCGAACCGCCGACCGCGCCGGACGACCGAATGGTCTGGATTCCCGGCGGGACGTTCCGGATGGGATCCGACGAGTTCTACCCCGAGGAGGCCCCCACCCGGGAGGTCGACGTCGACGGGTTCTGGATGGACGAGACGCCCGTGACCAACGCCGAGTTCGAACGGTTCGTCGAGGACGCCGGCTACACGACGCTGGCCGAACGAGACCCCGACCCGGCGAACTACCCCGGCTCGGACCCCGCCGACCTCGTTCCGGGGTCGGCCGTCTTCACCTCGCCCGACGGTCCCGTCGACCTCCGTGACCCGAGCGGCTGGTGGGAGTACGTCCCCGGCGCCTGCTGGCACCACCCGCTGGGCCCCGACAGCTCCATCGAGGACGAGCCGGACCACCCGGTCGTCCACGTCGCTTTCGAGGACGCCCGGGCGTACGCCGACTGGGCCGACAAGCGCCTCCCGACCGAGGCCCAGTGGGAACGCGCGGCTCGGGGTGGCCTCGACGGCAAGCGGTTCGTCTGGGGCGACGAGCACGTCCCGGACGGGACCCTGCTGGCGAACACCTGGCAGGGCGAGTTCCCCCACGAGAACCTGGAACTCGACGGGTACGAGCGCACCTCGCCCGTCGGCTCGTTCCCCCCGAACGAGTTCGGCCTCCACGACGTGGCGGGCAACGTCTGGGACTGGACCCGCGACTGGTTCAGCGCCGACCCGACGGCCGGCGAAGCGGACTCGCCCTCGTGCTGTACGCCGACGAACCCGCGGGGCGTTCAGGAAGCCGAGAGCGTCGACCCGCGCGACCCCGCCGAGGTTCCCAGGAAGGTGTTGAAAGGCGGCTCGCATCTCTGTGCACCCAACTACTGCTTCCGCTACCGGCCGGCCGCCCGGTACCCCGAGCCGGTCGACACCTCCACGAGCCACGTCGGCTTTCGGTGTATCGTTCCGGCTGACCGGTGA
- a CDS encoding arylsulfatase, with product MQGKEFHGRIGRTYDESEPWWPEETRAPQDAPNVLMIVLDDVGFGQLGCYGGLIDTPNVDRLAEDGLRYNNFHTTALCSPSRSCLLTGRNHHSNAMAGITEVSTGFPGYNGHVPHENGFLSEMLVEQGYSTHALGKWHLSPAESNSAAGPYDEWPLGRGFERYYGFLGADADQYTPPLVHDNHQVDPPATPEEGYHFTEDIADRAINFIGDAKQVDPDKPFFTYFAPGACHAPHQVPQEWADRYDGEFDMGWDEARERILERQKEMGVVPEDTELSPQNEDVREWDSLSEDERRLYARMMEVFAGFLEHTDAQIGRVLDFLEEIGELDDTMVLLVSDNGASAEGGPTGSLNENRFFNNIEEDLEENLEAMDGLGGPEYYNHYPYGWTWAGNTPFRRWKRESYRGGASDPLVVSWPNGIDAEGEVRDQFVHAIDLVPTILESIGIEAPDEIKGYSQSAIEGTSFAYSFEEPDAPERHTTQYFEMLATRAVYHDGWRAVHPWPFNEPITAEDLSATSLEDSGWELYHVAEDFSEAHDVSDEHPEKVLELVQLWWAEAGKHDVLPLDGRGTERFAEPRPQPGKPRDRYVYYPGGQHVPENAAVKVLNRDHSITADLSVPAGGAEGVLLAHGSRSGGYSLFVDDGRLRYVHNYVGVDEYEVVADERLPEGEVTVSMEFETTGDPDVPDGKGAPGTVRLYYGDEQVGEGDLPTTIPITVSIVAGLSCGRDAVDAVSDDYRDRAPFAFTGDIARVTVDVSGEPFVHEDKEMDRILARE from the coding sequence ATGCAAGGAAAGGAGTTTCACGGCCGGATCGGCCGCACGTACGACGAATCGGAACCGTGGTGGCCCGAGGAGACGCGGGCCCCCCAGGACGCACCGAACGTCCTGATGATCGTCCTCGACGACGTCGGGTTCGGACAGCTCGGGTGTTACGGCGGGCTGATCGACACGCCGAACGTCGACCGGCTGGCCGAGGACGGGCTCCGGTACAACAACTTCCACACGACGGCGCTGTGTTCGCCCTCGCGGAGTTGTCTGTTGACCGGGCGTAACCACCACTCGAACGCGATGGCCGGCATCACCGAGGTCTCGACCGGCTTCCCCGGCTACAACGGTCACGTCCCGCACGAGAACGGGTTCCTCTCGGAGATGCTCGTCGAGCAGGGCTACAGTACCCACGCGCTCGGCAAGTGGCACCTCTCCCCGGCCGAGTCGAACAGCGCCGCCGGCCCGTACGACGAGTGGCCGCTCGGGCGCGGGTTCGAGCGCTACTACGGGTTCCTCGGCGCCGACGCCGACCAGTACACGCCGCCGCTCGTCCACGACAACCACCAGGTCGACCCCCCCGCGACCCCCGAGGAAGGCTATCACTTCACCGAGGACATCGCCGACCGGGCGATCAACTTCATCGGGGACGCGAAACAGGTCGACCCCGACAAGCCGTTCTTCACGTACTTCGCGCCGGGCGCGTGTCACGCGCCCCACCAGGTCCCACAGGAGTGGGCCGACAGGTACGATGGGGAGTTCGACATGGGCTGGGACGAGGCCCGCGAGCGGATCCTCGAACGGCAAAAGGAGATGGGCGTCGTCCCCGAGGACACGGAGCTGTCGCCACAGAACGAGGACGTCCGGGAGTGGGACTCGCTCTCGGAGGACGAACGGAGGCTCTACGCCCGGATGATGGAGGTGTTCGCCGGCTTCCTCGAACACACCGACGCCCAGATCGGGCGGGTCCTCGACTTCCTCGAGGAGATCGGCGAACTCGACGACACGATGGTGCTGCTCGTCTCGGACAACGGCGCCAGCGCCGAGGGGGGCCCGACGGGATCGCTCAACGAGAACCGCTTTTTCAACAACATCGAGGAGGACCTGGAGGAGAACCTCGAGGCGATGGACGGACTCGGCGGTCCCGAGTACTACAACCACTACCCGTACGGGTGGACGTGGGCGGGGAACACGCCGTTCCGTCGCTGGAAGCGCGAGAGCTATCGCGGCGGCGCGAGCGACCCGCTCGTGGTCTCCTGGCCGAACGGCATCGACGCCGAGGGGGAGGTGCGCGACCAGTTCGTCCACGCCATCGACCTGGTACCGACGATCCTGGAGTCGATCGGCATCGAGGCCCCCGACGAGATCAAGGGGTACTCACAGTCGGCGATCGAGGGGACGAGCTTCGCGTACTCGTTCGAGGAGCCCGACGCGCCGGAGCGGCACACGACCCAGTACTTCGAGATGCTCGCGACCCGCGCCGTCTACCACGACGGCTGGCGCGCGGTCCACCCCTGGCCGTTCAACGAGCCGATCACGGCCGAGGACCTCTCGGCCACCAGCCTGGAGGACTCCGGGTGGGAACTGTACCACGTCGCCGAGGACTTCTCGGAGGCCCACGACGTCAGCGACGAACACCCCGAGAAGGTGCTCGAACTCGTCCAGCTGTGGTGGGCCGAAGCCGGGAAGCACGACGTGTTGCCGCTGGACGGCCGCGGCACGGAACGGTTCGCGGAGCCGCGTCCCCAGCCCGGGAAGCCCCGCGACAGGTACGTCTACTACCCCGGCGGCCAGCACGTCCCCGAGAACGCGGCCGTCAAGGTGTTGAACCGCGATCACAGCATCACCGCCGACCTGTCGGTTCCGGCGGGCGGTGCCGAGGGCGTTCTCCTCGCCCACGGCTCCCGCTCGGGCGGCTACTCGCTGTTCGTGGACGACGGGCGGCTCCGCTACGTACACAACTACGTCGGCGTCGACGAGTACGAGGTCGTCGCCGACGAGCGTCTCCCGGAGGGCGAGGTCACGGTCAGCATGGAGTTCGAGACGACCGGCGACCCGGACGTCCCCGACGGCAAGGGCGCCCCCGGCACCGTCAGGCTCTACTACGGCGACGAACAGGTCGGCGAGGGCGACCTCCCGACGACGATCCCGATCACCGTCAGCATCGTCGCGGGGTTGAGCTGTGGCCGGGACGCGGTCGACGCCGTCAGCGACGACTACCGGGACCGGGCACCGTTTGCGTTCACCGGCGATATCGCCCGCGTGACGGTCGACGTCAGCGGCGAGCCGTTCGTCCACGAGGACAAGGAGATGGACCGCATCCTGGCCCGGGAGTGA
- a CDS encoding DUF5805 domain-containing protein, producing MSELDTERTEVRVNLPRYQKAEWVEDAERLDMSQTEFVRTMVQAGRSELGLDLKSTPDSSGETEPRSDPADPGGEGLEDRVLDTLRGEGAVTWDDLLDSVVGDVEERLDETMGDLQQSGRVRFSGRDGGYVLTDE from the coding sequence GTGAGCGAACTCGACACGGAACGGACCGAAGTCAGGGTGAACCTCCCGCGCTACCAGAAGGCCGAATGGGTCGAGGACGCGGAGCGGCTCGACATGTCCCAGACCGAGTTCGTCCGAACGATGGTCCAGGCGGGCCGCAGCGAACTCGGCCTGGATCTGAAATCGACCCCGGATTCGTCCGGCGAAACGGAACCCCGTTCTGACCCCGCCGACCCCGGGGGTGAAGGCCTCGAAGACCGTGTCCTCGACACTCTTCGTGGCGAGGGGGCGGTGACGTGGGACGACCTCCTCGACTCGGTCGTCGGCGACGTCGAGGAACGGCTCGACGAGACGATGGGCGATCTGCAACAGTCCGGTCGCGTCCGGTTCAGCGGGCGCGACGGAGGGTACGTGTTGACCGATGAGTAG